One segment of Cystobacter fuscus DSM 2262 DNA contains the following:
- a CDS encoding poly(ethylene terephthalate) hydrolase family protein, which produces MRERSYSRDIGIQFAALLCLLVPLLVSCGAASELTRGPIEAVYAQPGAFEAASFVVKDGANKELYKIYHPVELTSGHPIIVWGNGTHALPSNYDELLTHLATWGFVVIDTYSTTTGTGAEILGAAEFMAARNGDPDSPFHGKLDPDEIGAAGHSQGSTGVINAQTRFEHGPMIKTVVSIALPDLRWCDPEDKYDTSLLTASFFIMGGTGDGIISPTSTNVKAYGQTPPGLAAAMAMAEGAGHSAIEGDGSHHRGYLTAWMRYQLANDPTARAAFVGDAAELENQSRWRDVALKNLE; this is translated from the coding sequence ATGCGTGAGCGCTCGTATTCCCGTGACATTGGAATTCAATTCGCGGCCCTCCTGTGCCTCCTGGTGCCGCTCCTGGTGTCCTGTGGTGCCGCGTCTGAATTGACTCGCGGCCCCATCGAGGCCGTGTATGCCCAACCTGGGGCGTTCGAAGCAGCCTCCTTCGTCGTCAAGGATGGCGCCAACAAGGAACTCTACAAGATCTACCACCCCGTGGAGCTGACCTCGGGCCATCCGATCATCGTCTGGGGAAACGGAACGCACGCGCTGCCCTCGAACTATGACGAGCTGCTCACGCACCTGGCGACCTGGGGATTCGTGGTCATCGACACGTACTCCACCACCACCGGAACGGGGGCGGAGATCCTGGGCGCCGCGGAGTTCATGGCCGCGCGGAACGGCGATCCGGACAGTCCCTTCCACGGCAAGCTCGACCCCGACGAGATCGGCGCCGCGGGGCACTCCCAGGGCTCCACCGGGGTCATCAATGCCCAGACCCGGTTCGAGCACGGGCCGATGATCAAGACGGTCGTCTCCATCGCCCTGCCGGACCTGCGGTGGTGCGATCCGGAGGACAAGTACGACACCTCGCTGCTGACGGCCTCCTTCTTCATCATGGGCGGCACGGGGGATGGAATCATCTCCCCGACCTCCACCAACGTGAAGGCGTATGGCCAGACACCTCCCGGGCTGGCCGCCGCGATGGCCATGGCCGAGGGCGCGGGCCATTCCGCGATCGAGGGGGACGGCAGCCACCATCGGGGCTACCTCACCGCCTGGATGCGCTACCAACTGGCGAATGATCCCACCGCGCGAGCGGCCTTCGTGGGAGACGCCGCCGAGCTCGAGAACCAGTCCCGGTGGCGTGACGTCGCCCTGAAGAACCTGGAGTGA
- a CDS encoding Ppx/GppA phosphatase family protein, whose product MPRYATLDVGTNAVLLLVADRQPDGRFQAVRERAEITRLGRGVDKSRRLSLEGMEETLQVLSAFASEARSLGAEALAVSATSAARDAENGAEFLSAARQRAGVTVDILSGELEARLCFTSAYADFGRDASGPLVVMDTGGGSTEFIYGDTQGRVSFCHSFDVGSVRMTERYVTSDPLTAEDRAHVEGHLREAFSVLPPCPPGARLVGMSGTVTTLFAVQHAIGPYDSGRVHGGTLLRVQLEALADKLCGLPLAERQKLPGIQPKREDVIPAGCLILLEGLRALGLDRCLVSDRGLCWGLLAHRFGAT is encoded by the coding sequence ATGCCTCGGTACGCCACCCTCGATGTGGGGACCAACGCGGTCCTCCTGCTCGTCGCCGACCGCCAGCCCGATGGCCGCTTCCAGGCTGTCCGCGAGCGCGCTGAAATCACCCGCCTGGGCCGGGGCGTGGACAAGAGCCGCCGCCTCTCGCTCGAGGGCATGGAGGAGACCCTCCAGGTGCTCTCCGCTTTCGCCTCCGAGGCCCGGAGCCTCGGCGCGGAGGCCCTCGCCGTGTCCGCCACCAGCGCCGCGCGCGACGCGGAGAACGGTGCCGAGTTCCTCTCCGCCGCCCGACAGCGCGCCGGCGTCACCGTGGACATCCTCTCCGGCGAGTTGGAGGCGCGGTTGTGCTTCACCTCGGCCTATGCGGACTTCGGGCGTGACGCCTCCGGGCCCCTCGTGGTGATGGATACCGGCGGCGGCTCCACCGAGTTCATCTACGGCGACACCCAGGGCCGCGTGTCCTTCTGCCACAGCTTCGACGTGGGCTCGGTGCGCATGACCGAGCGCTACGTGACGTCGGATCCGCTGACCGCCGAGGACCGGGCCCACGTGGAGGGCCACCTGCGCGAGGCGTTCTCCGTCCTGCCCCCATGCCCTCCGGGCGCCCGGCTCGTGGGCATGTCCGGCACGGTGACGACACTCTTCGCCGTGCAGCACGCCATCGGCCCGTACGACTCCGGACGGGTGCACGGCGGCACCCTCCTGCGCGTCCAACTGGAGGCACTGGCGGACAAGCTGTGCGGATTGCCGCTCGCCGAGCGCCAGAAGCTGCCCGGCATCCAGCCCAAGCGCGAGGACGTGATTCCCGCCGGTTGCCTCATCCTGCTCGAGGGACTTCGGGCACTCGGGCTCGACCGCTGCCTCGTGAGCGACCGGGGCTTGTGTTGGGGCCTGCTCGCGCACCGTTTCGGGGCCACCTGA
- a CDS encoding cellulose binding domain-containing protein has product MTLNWKYSRASLFAVMALVAPVGESLAGTNDVTVQYLNYNAAGPNDDIAEANIRLRNNTTAAIPLSSIVVRYWFTKDSASGVTAECWWWGASPCPNLTVTTGNVSYTGADRYAEIRFTSGAGNLAPGATTQAIDLGVVFGTNVDETNDYSYGSHTSFIDWSKITVHDAGSAPTQGLRGGTPPSGGGGTPGGGDPITTEFFDDFSYTSASDTTFRNWWNVRNDSNWTGPGPEPEYGAPWAASNVSIVTDSAVSGNKLLRLQTSTSGTNATTAQAEVSSKSRKFKNGTYAARVKFNNTPLSGTRYFADKPVETFFTITNYVLNDPNYSEQDFEYMPNGGWGRGNTSTLWMTSWEDTQLPIENADRVSDWNSNDYSGWHTLVLQVSSTGIYYYIDGALLTSHTQLKYLPEVNQSIYFNIWFTELDRAQTSSRTYHQEADWVYFAKDAILTPAEVTSRIAGFRTAGTARKDTVVP; this is encoded by the coding sequence ATGACGTTGAACTGGAAGTATTCCCGCGCGAGCCTGTTCGCGGTGATGGCGCTGGTAGCCCCCGTGGGCGAGAGCCTCGCGGGAACGAACGATGTGACTGTTCAGTATTTGAATTACAACGCCGCCGGCCCGAATGACGACATCGCCGAGGCCAACATCCGGCTGCGCAACAACACCACGGCCGCGATCCCGCTGAGCAGCATCGTCGTGCGCTACTGGTTCACCAAGGACAGCGCCTCGGGAGTCACGGCGGAGTGCTGGTGGTGGGGTGCCTCGCCCTGCCCCAACCTCACGGTGACCACCGGGAACGTTTCCTATACGGGCGCCGACCGGTACGCGGAAATCCGCTTCACCAGCGGTGCGGGAAACCTGGCACCGGGCGCGACGACCCAGGCGATCGATCTCGGCGTGGTGTTCGGCACCAACGTCGACGAGACGAACGACTACTCCTACGGAAGCCACACCAGCTTCATCGATTGGAGCAAGATCACCGTGCACGACGCCGGCTCAGCGCCCACGCAAGGGCTGCGCGGCGGCACGCCTCCCTCGGGTGGAGGCGGGACCCCCGGTGGGGGCGACCCGATCACCACCGAGTTCTTCGACGACTTCAGCTACACGAGCGCCAGCGACACCACCTTCAGGAACTGGTGGAACGTGCGCAACGACTCGAACTGGACGGGTCCCGGGCCCGAGCCGGAGTACGGCGCGCCCTGGGCGGCGTCCAACGTGTCGATCGTCACCGACTCCGCGGTCTCCGGCAACAAGCTGCTGCGGCTCCAGACGAGCACCAGCGGCACCAACGCGACCACGGCGCAGGCCGAGGTGTCCTCGAAGAGCCGCAAGTTCAAGAACGGCACCTATGCCGCGCGGGTGAAGTTCAACAACACCCCGCTGTCGGGCACCCGCTACTTCGCCGACAAGCCCGTCGAGACCTTCTTCACCATCACCAACTACGTCTTGAATGATCCGAACTACTCGGAGCAGGACTTCGAGTACATGCCCAACGGAGGCTGGGGACGTGGAAACACCAGCACCTTGTGGATGACCTCGTGGGAGGACACGCAGCTGCCCATCGAGAACGCGGACCGGGTCTCGGATTGGAACAGCAATGATTACTCAGGCTGGCACACGCTCGTGCTCCAGGTCTCCAGCACCGGCATCTATTATTACATCGATGGCGCGCTGCTGACCTCGCACACCCAGCTCAAGTACCTGCCGGAGGTGAACCAGTCCATCTACTTCAACATCTGGTTCACCGAGCTGGACCGGGCGCAGACCAGCTCGCGCACGTACCACCAGGAGGCGGACTGGGTGTACTTCGCCAAGGACGCCATCCTGACGCCGGCGGAGGTCACCAGCCGCATCGCTGGCTTCCGCACCGCCGGCACCGCCCGGAAGGACACGGTGGTTCCGTAG
- a CDS encoding glycosyl hydrolase: MHLPSRQAPTRMTSRGLRSAAFVLPLLTFLGGWSAQAASTLLSLKRPAYASSQEGNNSAELAVDGTTGARWASQWGVDPQWIYVDLGATAQLDRIKLQWEGAYAKDYKVQVSNDELVWTDLYGRTNWAGGVDDQAVTGSGRFVRVLGTKRALSAYGYSILEFEVYGTGGVNKPPLQYGPNVALNRTATASSTAQSLPPGNAVDGNASTRWNSATTDDEWISIDLGSTRTIGRVVLNWEAAAGRVFDLQVSPDGSQWTTVYRTLHGAGGKQDIPLYASGRHVRMKGYARATGYGYSLFDFEVYDYVEGHPKPTYTLPALPTPSSIQVGQGSYLTNDYKMPQPRYPQYRADTLKAPLPSNDWWQSLLIKPLGDMIVTQPLKSKFFSQGLGILTPGAGYINGDKSAVNADGNPDLYLMANTIDTSKMANRVTGYGDWSVDSVLSDDTTDKLKVTFVKGSPYLYTQFSDPNSVELYSARITQILDDQGSAILTTDGAAVTTDRIAVKVSNPDGGGTLQTRYYGLFAPAGTVFRKVGPKIKIQLGGGQGYLSLAALPSAANLSYFHQHAYAFVTGTRVSYVFDEASAQLTTTFTLTTQLKRTGFSDQTLTALFPHQWKNSGSPLTALSYPSVRGTLKVREGNTFFTANRFQGIVPQFTEPNNPEYSRALMSQYLLTLERETANISPAADAYWQGKALHPLAMGVLAAEEIGDIVYRDLFLSRLKPLLTEWYTYTPGEKDFFFYYNPDWGTTYYRVSEFGANTGITDHHFTYGYYVFASAVLASYDANFRTQYGAMVEHLIRDYANPTRTDPLYPFFRNFDPYEGHSWAGGYADNNNGNNQEAAGESLFGWVGQYLWGVTTGNTSFRDAAIYGFTTELRAVEQYWFNYDGDNWLPEWPHKTVGQVYGSSNFYGTFFSGAPVHIYGIHWLPTSEYLTSYGFNPAKAASLYNGFVKDNGGPETSWQHVVWPIQSLSDPQGVLAKWNATPVQKNELFNTYWFVHNMASLGQRSADVWATGGASATVYKKGTTYSALVWNPTATTLPVTFKNASGTTGTATVPARSLVRVNPLQNN, encoded by the coding sequence ATGCACCTCCCTAGTAGACAAGCACCCACGCGGATGACGTCGCGGGGGCTCAGGTCGGCGGCGTTCGTGCTGCCGCTGCTGACCTTCCTCGGCGGTTGGAGCGCGCAGGCGGCCTCGACCTTGTTGTCGTTGAAGCGCCCCGCCTATGCCTCCTCGCAGGAGGGCAACAACTCGGCGGAGCTGGCGGTGGACGGCACCACGGGCGCGCGCTGGGCCAGCCAGTGGGGGGTGGATCCCCAGTGGATCTACGTGGACCTGGGCGCCACGGCGCAGCTCGATCGGATCAAGCTTCAGTGGGAGGGCGCATACGCCAAGGACTACAAGGTCCAGGTCTCCAACGACGAGCTCGTCTGGACGGACCTCTATGGCCGGACGAACTGGGCGGGCGGCGTCGATGATCAGGCGGTCACCGGCAGCGGCCGGTTCGTGCGCGTGCTCGGCACGAAGCGGGCCCTGAGCGCCTATGGCTATTCCATCCTGGAGTTCGAGGTCTACGGAACCGGAGGCGTGAACAAGCCGCCGCTCCAGTATGGCCCCAACGTGGCCCTGAACCGGACCGCCACCGCCTCCTCCACCGCGCAATCCCTGCCGCCGGGCAACGCGGTGGATGGCAACGCGTCGACGCGCTGGAACTCGGCCACGACGGATGATGAGTGGATCTCCATCGACCTGGGCAGCACGCGCACGATTGGCCGGGTCGTCTTGAACTGGGAAGCGGCCGCCGGGCGCGTGTTCGACCTGCAGGTCTCCCCGGATGGCTCGCAGTGGACGACCGTCTACCGGACGCTGCACGGCGCGGGCGGAAAGCAGGACATTCCCCTGTACGCCTCCGGCCGGCACGTCCGGATGAAGGGGTACGCCCGGGCCACGGGGTATGGGTATTCCCTGTTCGACTTCGAGGTCTACGACTACGTCGAGGGCCACCCGAAGCCCACCTACACGCTTCCGGCCCTCCCCACCCCCAGCTCCATCCAGGTCGGCCAGGGCAGCTACCTGACGAACGACTACAAGATGCCGCAGCCCCGGTATCCGCAATACCGGGCCGACACCCTGAAGGCTCCCCTCCCCTCCAATGACTGGTGGCAATCGCTGCTCATCAAGCCGCTCGGGGACATGATCGTCACCCAGCCCCTCAAGTCGAAGTTCTTCAGCCAGGGACTCGGCATCCTGACCCCGGGCGCGGGCTACATCAACGGCGACAAGTCCGCGGTGAACGCGGACGGCAACCCGGACCTGTACCTGATGGCCAACACCATCGACACGTCCAAGATGGCCAACCGGGTGACCGGCTACGGCGACTGGTCGGTGGACTCCGTGCTCAGCGACGACACCACGGACAAGCTCAAGGTGACGTTCGTCAAGGGCTCCCCCTACCTCTACACCCAGTTCAGCGATCCCAACTCGGTGGAGCTCTACTCCGCCCGCATCACGCAGATCCTCGATGACCAGGGCAGCGCGATCCTCACCACGGATGGCGCGGCGGTGACGACCGACCGGATCGCCGTGAAGGTGTCCAACCCCGATGGCGGTGGCACGCTCCAGACGCGCTACTACGGGCTCTTCGCGCCAGCGGGCACCGTGTTCCGCAAGGTGGGCCCGAAGATCAAGATCCAGCTCGGGGGCGGCCAGGGCTACCTGTCGCTGGCGGCCCTGCCCTCGGCGGCCAACCTGAGCTACTTCCACCAGCATGCCTATGCGTTCGTGACGGGCACCCGCGTCAGCTACGTCTTCGACGAGGCGAGCGCGCAGCTCACCACGACCTTCACCCTCACCACGCAGCTCAAGCGCACGGGGTTCTCCGACCAGACCCTGACGGCCCTCTTCCCCCACCAGTGGAAGAACTCGGGCTCGCCGCTCACCGCGCTCTCCTACCCCTCCGTGCGCGGAACGCTGAAGGTGCGCGAGGGCAACACGTTCTTCACCGCGAACCGCTTCCAGGGAATCGTCCCCCAGTTCACCGAACCCAACAACCCCGAGTACTCGCGCGCCCTGATGAGCCAGTACCTGCTGACGCTCGAGCGGGAGACGGCGAACATCTCACCGGCGGCGGATGCCTACTGGCAGGGCAAGGCGTTGCACCCGCTGGCGATGGGCGTGCTGGCCGCGGAGGAGATCGGCGACATCGTCTACCGCGATCTGTTCCTGTCCCGGCTCAAGCCCCTGTTGACGGAGTGGTACACGTACACGCCGGGAGAGAAGGACTTCTTCTTCTATTACAACCCGGACTGGGGAACGACGTACTACCGGGTCAGCGAGTTCGGAGCCAACACGGGCATCACGGATCACCACTTCACCTATGGCTACTACGTCTTCGCCTCGGCGGTGCTGGCCTCATACGACGCGAACTTCCGCACCCAGTACGGCGCCATGGTGGAGCATCTGATCCGCGACTACGCGAACCCGACCCGGACGGATCCGCTCTACCCGTTCTTCCGCAACTTCGATCCCTACGAGGGCCACTCGTGGGCCGGGGGCTACGCGGACAACAACAACGGCAACAACCAGGAGGCCGCGGGCGAGTCGCTCTTCGGCTGGGTGGGCCAGTACCTGTGGGGGGTCACCACCGGCAACACGTCGTTCCGCGACGCGGCCATCTACGGCTTCACCACGGAGCTCCGGGCGGTGGAGCAGTACTGGTTCAACTATGACGGGGACAACTGGCTGCCCGAGTGGCCGCACAAGACGGTGGGCCAGGTGTACGGCTCGTCGAACTTCTACGGCACCTTCTTCAGTGGCGCCCCGGTGCACATCTACGGCATCCACTGGCTGCCTACCTCCGAGTACCTGACCAGCTACGGCTTCAACCCCGCCAAGGCGGCCAGCCTCTACAACGGCTTCGTGAAGGACAACGGCGGACCGGAGACCTCGTGGCAGCACGTCGTGTGGCCCATCCAGTCGCTGAGCGATCCCCAGGGGGTGCTGGCCAAGTGGAACGCCACCCCGGTGCAGAAGAACGAGCTCTTCAACACGTACTGGTTCGTCCACAACATGGCCAGCCTCGGCCAGCGCAGCGCGGACGTCTGGGCCACGGGCGGGGCGAGCGCGACGGTGTACAAGAAGGGCACCACCTACTCGGCCCTGGTGTGGAACCCCACCGCCACCACGCTCCCGGTGACCTTCAAGAACGCGTCCGGAACCACCGGAACGGCCACCGTGCCCGCCCGCTCCCTGGTGCGCGTGAACCCCCTGCAGAACAACTGA
- a CDS encoding ricin-type beta-trefoil lectin domain protein, translating to MSTQRTRPLGRRLAAASVATTAVALLAAAPSASAAPNPTGPVKGLAGKCIDVASGNSANGTPIQLYDCNSSAAQQINLNADGTLRVLGKCLDVTQSGTANGTTIQLWDCNGTGAQQWIHTPGQDFVNPQSNKCLDVANNNSANGTRLHIWDCVGVSSQKWTPPAHPRTYRRTVVYYQTQYNGGTYVSPLGLTNNNTRVTDVIVAAIHLNSPTQVHLNDHPPSDARFQQMWRDLAAMQAKGVRVLGMVGGAAQGSFQRLDTDFNTYYPILKNIITTYKLDGVDLDVEEYMSLAGIERVIRALRADFGPNFVITLAPVATALYGGGNLSGFNYEQLYRDVGSQISWFNGQFYNGWGYMGTPANYQSIINRGLIPAQKVVAGMLSNPGNGGSGYIDIPTAKSTVSGLVGTHQSFGGAASWEYFNSLPGNTGAPWQWAAELSSAMGR from the coding sequence ATGAGCACCCAGCGTACGCGTCCCCTCGGGCGTCGGCTCGCCGCCGCCAGTGTCGCCACCACCGCGGTCGCGCTCCTCGCCGCCGCTCCGTCCGCCTCGGCGGCGCCCAATCCCACCGGCCCGGTCAAGGGACTCGCCGGCAAGTGCATCGACGTAGCGTCTGGCAACTCGGCCAACGGCACGCCCATCCAGCTCTACGATTGCAACAGCTCCGCCGCCCAGCAGATCAACCTCAACGCGGATGGCACCCTCCGCGTCCTGGGCAAGTGCCTGGACGTCACCCAGTCCGGCACGGCCAACGGCACGACCATTCAACTGTGGGATTGCAACGGCACCGGCGCCCAGCAGTGGATCCACACGCCCGGCCAGGATTTCGTCAATCCCCAGTCCAACAAGTGCCTGGACGTCGCCAACAACAACAGCGCGAACGGCACCCGGCTGCACATCTGGGATTGCGTCGGGGTCAGCAGCCAGAAGTGGACGCCGCCCGCCCACCCCCGGACGTACCGGCGCACGGTGGTCTACTACCAGACCCAGTACAACGGCGGCACGTATGTCTCCCCGCTGGGCCTGACCAACAACAACACGCGCGTCACCGACGTGATCGTGGCCGCCATCCACCTCAACTCCCCCACGCAGGTGCACCTCAACGACCATCCGCCGAGCGACGCCCGGTTCCAGCAGATGTGGCGGGACCTCGCCGCGATGCAGGCCAAGGGCGTGCGCGTGCTCGGGATGGTGGGCGGCGCCGCGCAGGGCAGCTTCCAGCGCCTGGACACCGACTTCAACACCTACTACCCGATCCTCAAGAACATCATCACCACGTACAAGCTGGACGGCGTGGACCTGGACGTCGAGGAGTACATGTCGCTCGCGGGCATCGAGCGTGTCATCCGCGCCCTGCGCGCGGACTTCGGGCCCAACTTCGTCATCACGCTCGCCCCGGTGGCCACCGCCCTGTACGGCGGCGGCAACCTGTCCGGCTTCAACTACGAGCAGCTCTACCGGGACGTGGGCTCGCAGATCTCCTGGTTCAACGGCCAGTTCTACAATGGCTGGGGCTACATGGGCACCCCGGCCAACTACCAGTCCATCATCAACCGCGGGCTCATCCCCGCGCAGAAGGTGGTGGCCGGCATGTTGAGCAACCCGGGCAATGGCGGCTCCGGCTACATCGACATCCCCACCGCCAAGAGCACGGTGAGCGGCCTCGTCGGCACCCACCAGTCCTTCGGCGGCGCGGCGAGCTGGGAGTACTTCAACTCGCTGCCGGGCAACACCGGCGCCCCGTGGCAGTGGGCGGCCGAGCTGTCCTCGGCCATGGGCCGGTGA
- a CDS encoding DUF1175 domain-containing protein has product MKWALAIAAVLAAPALGLRTSARVERSASELPADGSASMSFHVQPRSLLGLSAPLLPSTRASLSLSPSIARAACGAGAHGPVCTVVAGTTPGEVRGTLRVEDALGLVTQVPVELRLRADDSDTDQDGFPDAVELDSEDDRQAFRRWFVTLAAAQYPTPHPHWPEVHRDCAGLLRFAYKEALKAHGASWRKGRELNTASAPDVRKYQYPAVPVLGDKLFRVAAGAHDAQGPLESAFSTSASARWLLSANVVRVPSGSALPGDLLFFEDPEARGMSYHSMVYLGDLDGLGPEVVYHTGPDSRPGGSRGIVKRLRLEDLLSHPDEKWRPRDDNPHFVGFYRWKILD; this is encoded by the coding sequence GTGAAGTGGGCTCTCGCCATCGCCGCCGTGCTGGCCGCGCCAGCGCTGGGCCTGCGCACCTCCGCGCGGGTCGAGCGCTCCGCGTCCGAGCTGCCCGCCGATGGGAGCGCCTCGATGAGCTTCCACGTCCAGCCGCGCTCGCTGCTGGGGCTCTCCGCGCCGCTGCTGCCCTCCACCCGGGCGAGCCTCTCGCTGTCCCCCTCCATCGCGCGTGCCGCCTGTGGGGCGGGCGCGCATGGGCCCGTGTGTACCGTCGTCGCGGGCACCACCCCGGGCGAGGTGCGCGGCACCCTGCGGGTGGAGGATGCACTCGGGCTGGTGACGCAGGTGCCGGTGGAGCTGCGCCTGCGGGCGGATGACTCCGACACGGACCAGGACGGCTTTCCGGACGCGGTCGAGCTGGACTCGGAGGACGACCGTCAGGCCTTCCGCCGCTGGTTCGTGACGCTGGCCGCCGCGCAGTACCCCACGCCCCACCCGCACTGGCCCGAGGTGCACCGCGACTGCGCCGGGCTGCTGCGCTTCGCCTACAAAGAGGCCCTCAAGGCCCACGGGGCGAGCTGGCGCAAGGGCCGCGAGCTCAACACGGCCTCCGCGCCGGACGTGCGCAAGTACCAGTACCCCGCCGTGCCCGTGCTCGGAGACAAGCTCTTCCGGGTGGCGGCCGGCGCCCATGACGCCCAGGGGCCGCTCGAGTCGGCCTTCAGCACGTCCGCCAGCGCGCGCTGGCTCCTGTCCGCCAACGTGGTGCGCGTCCCCTCCGGGAGTGCCCTGCCGGGGGACCTGCTCTTCTTCGAGGATCCCGAGGCCCGCGGGATGTCCTACCACTCGATGGTGTACCTGGGTGACCTCGACGGGCTCGGGCCCGAGGTCGTCTACCATACCGGCCCCGACAGCCGGCCCGGCGGTTCCAGGGGAATCGTCAAACGGCTCCGGCTCGAAGACCTTTTGTCGCATCCGGACGAGAAGTGGCGCCCGCGCGACGACAACCCGCATTTCGTGGGGTTCTACCGATGGAAGATTCTCGACTGA
- the rtcA gene encoding RNA 3'-terminal phosphate cyclase produces the protein MTDAERDDAPVELDGSEGEGGGQILRSALSLSLITGRSFHLYRARANRQPSGLRPQHLACVRGAEALSGGRSEGAEVGASELRFEPGPVRPGDYVLEVGTAGSTPLLYQCLFYPLAVAGGGSLTLRGGTHLPHSPSYHYLAGVWQPMARAFGLHMTLRLVHAGFYPEGAGEFVAEVEPVREPPRRVELTARGTLRDIAVGSFVGGLPFGIAERQSNAAVAALRERGFYSHAANRPLPTTRSVGTVTFLLAQFEHTIAGFTALGRRGHPAEAVGREAAESLARFMESPGALDEHLGDQILLPAALLAAGRLGPAAPGTTRYLPERVTEHLTTHARLLERFLPVRVSVDADGTVEVAPRPPGGSTGGRLATDG, from the coding sequence ATGACGGACGCGGAGCGTGACGACGCACCAGTGGAGTTGGACGGAAGCGAAGGGGAGGGCGGTGGGCAGATCCTCCGCTCGGCGCTCTCGCTGTCGCTCATCACCGGACGGTCCTTCCACCTGTACCGGGCGCGGGCGAACCGCCAGCCCTCGGGGCTGAGGCCCCAGCACCTCGCCTGCGTGCGGGGAGCGGAGGCCCTCAGTGGCGGCCGGAGCGAGGGGGCCGAGGTCGGGGCCTCGGAGCTGCGCTTCGAGCCGGGGCCGGTGCGTCCCGGAGACTACGTGTTGGAGGTGGGCACGGCGGGCAGCACGCCGCTGCTCTACCAGTGTCTCTTCTATCCGCTGGCGGTGGCGGGAGGCGGCTCGCTCACCCTTCGCGGGGGGACGCACCTGCCGCACAGTCCGAGCTACCACTACCTCGCGGGCGTGTGGCAGCCGATGGCGCGGGCGTTCGGGCTGCACATGACGTTGCGCCTGGTGCACGCGGGCTTCTACCCGGAAGGGGCGGGGGAGTTCGTCGCGGAGGTGGAGCCGGTGCGCGAGCCCCCGCGGCGGGTGGAGCTCACGGCGCGCGGGACGCTCCGGGACATCGCGGTGGGCTCGTTCGTGGGCGGGCTGCCCTTTGGCATCGCCGAGCGGCAGTCCAACGCGGCGGTGGCGGCGCTGCGCGAGCGGGGCTTCTACAGCCACGCGGCGAACCGTCCCCTGCCCACCACGCGCTCGGTGGGCACGGTCACCTTCCTGCTGGCGCAGTTCGAGCACACGATCGCGGGGTTCACCGCCCTGGGACGGCGGGGCCATCCGGCGGAGGCGGTGGGCCGCGAGGCGGCGGAGTCCCTGGCGCGCTTCATGGAGAGCCCGGGGGCGTTGGACGAGCACCTGGGCGATCAGATCCTCCTGCCGGCGGCGCTGCTGGCGGCGGGGAGGCTGGGTCCGGCCGCGCCGGGGACGACGCGCTATCTCCCCGAGCGGGTGACGGAGCACCTCACCACCCATGCACGGCTCCTCGAGCGCTTCCTGCCGGTGCGGGTGAGCGTGGATGCGGACGGGACGGTCGAGGTCGCGCCCCGCCCCCCGGGAGGATCCACCGGAGGGCGGCTCGCGACGGACGGGTGA